Part of the bacterium genome, GCCGCGTCCTAACGCCTTCGGCGTTTCTCCTCGCAATGACGTTGGAGTTCGTGACGCTTTTCATCAAACGGGACTCCATTTCTCGAATCCTGACTAACCACGCCAGGGAATTTGTCCAGCTTCTGACCAGCTTTCCCACCCCAAGAAATCGCTTCGCAATTTCTCAGGGACCCCGGGTCTGGAATCGATTCTGCCGAAGCTGTAGGCTTCCAGCCGCTACTTTGGGGGAGTATTTGACCATGATTCCTGACCGCAAAGAGTTAAATCTGACTAGGTTCGGGGTCCCCAACGGGGTGCGCGGCAACCTGTTGGGGTGTATGATTCTTGATCCATACCTTTAATCCTGACTCTGATTTCGGGGGTGCGCTCACCTTGACATAAGGGCACGCATCCCTATCATACGCCAATGAAGCCGAAAGTCTTCTTTCTTCCTGAAAAGGACAGGGGTGCGCTCCTGAAGCGCTTACCGCTCCTGCTTGCGCAACTTATTAACGAGGACTTCAAATCCAGCGCTTTCTGCGGCATAAAGGTTCATGTCGGCGAACGCGGGAATGTTACTTTCGTGCCTTCGGAGTTTGCAAAAGCGGGCGTCGAGTTCCTCAAAAAGAAGAAGGCAAGGCCTTTCCTTTTCGAAACAAACACGCTGTATCACGGCCAGCGCGGCAACGCCATCGATCATCTTAAGTTGGCAGCGGAGCATGGTTTCTCGCTGGAAGGAACAGGCGCACCACTCCTCGTTGCGGACGGAATCCGAGGCGAGGCTGCGGCACGCGTTCCTGCAAAGTCCGGAAAACACATAAGAAACGCTCAGCTTGCTTCGCTTGTTCCTGATATCCCTTGCGTTGTCGGCTTTTCTCACTTCAAGGGTCACATGCTTTCGGGATTCGGTGGTTCGATAAAAAACTTTTCAATGGGATGCGCCGCGCGCGGGGGCAAGCTCGAGATGCACAGCCTTTCAAAGCCCAAGATTGACATCTCGAAATGCACGCGATGCGGGGAATGCCAGCGCCGCTGTCCTGCGGAAGCCATCGTAAAAAAAACTGAAGACTTTGTAATCGTTCAGAAAAAATGCACCGGCTGCGCAGGATGCATAGGGGTCTGCCCGGTAAAGGCGGTTAAATTCAAGTGGAATGAAGCTTCGGAGTCGGCATCTGAAAAGATGGCCGAATATGCGCTTGCCGCACTTTCAGGCAAGGATGCTTTTTTCGTGAATTTCCTCATAAGCATCTCGCCTGAATGCGATTGCTGGGGCGAACGAATGAAGCTTATCCATGAGGATATAGGTGCGCTTGCCTCACGCGATCCGGTTGCGCTTGACCAGGCATGCTTCGATATGGTTGCGGATGAAATTCGTAAAGCACACAGGGACGTTGACCCTGAGGTTCAGCTCGCTCATGCTGAGCATATAGGTTTAGGAAAAAGAAATTACAAACTGGAGGAGTTGTGATAGATCCTCGTAAGATAATTTTTTCAGCCGTAATTGGTTTTACTATGGCCTTTCTGGTTCTCATTATTGAGATTGTTGCAGGCGGCAATCCCCTGGATATCCTGGATACGCCGATGCATGACGCCCTTGAAAGGGCTGCTCTTAAAAAGAACAACGACATTGTTCTGGTTGACCTCGACGAGGAAAGCGTCGGATATTTAGGCGACAAAGTCACGTGGCTGGGTCTCTGGCTGCCTTCAATAATCGAACACACAAGATCAGCAAAGGCGGTAGGTGTGACTTTGCCGTGTTTCTTCGAACATTCCGTTCCGCTTGAAGGACAGGAAAAACTGAAATCCGAAAGAGCCGATACGCTTGCAAAAGGACTCAGGCTTCCTCCGGCAAAAGTAACCGAAACGGTAGACAGTTTATTCAACTATGTAAACTGGGATAAGGATGTAGAAAATGCAATAAGCTCGAACTCGAATGTATATCTCGGATTCAGAATGCTTGATGAAGTGCTGGGAAATGAAATACTTCCCTTTTCCGAGCAGATTGCCAAACGTAACAGGGATTCCCTCATCTCAAAGACGCGAATTCTTAACAAAGCAGATTATTTATCTTTCTCCTACAAGTGGGTTATATCATCACGAGGCATAGGCTTTCTTGATGTGCTTTACGACAAGAGAGGAGTTGTAAGAGAGATCCCTTTAATAGCTTTGTGCAAAGGTGAGTTCTATACCCCGTTGCCTCTTTCGATGCTCCAGGGTCTTGAAGGCCGAAAGGATATAGACCTTCCCAGGAGTAGAATATTGAAACTCGGCAACGAAGAGTATACTCTCAGTGAAGGATACGGTTTCAGGATTCACTTTACCTCAAACCTTGCTGATTTTAAAAGTATTTCTGTCAAATCAATACTCTCAAATGAAGTAAACCCAGACACATTCAAGGATAAAATTGTTTTTATCGGTTCGTCGTTCGATCCTTATTCCATGCCTGTTAATACCCCGGTTGACGCAAGAATGCCAAGAATGGTGCTCGAAGCCAACCTTTTGTCTAACCTCATAAACAGGGAACAGGCAGTACCTCCCGGCATCGTCGCGACTTTCATCGTTACAATCGTCTTAGCCGGGCTTGGCGCATTCGCCGTGATGCTGCAATGGAGAAAGTTCACACTCCCCGCCTTCGGTTTGCTGCTGATTGTTTTTTACCTTGTTGTCGCGAGTACGGCAAGAAACGGAACCAGAATCGACTTCTTTGTTCCGCTTTTCTCATCACTCATTGCAATAGGA contains:
- a CDS encoding DUF362 domain-containing protein; this translates as MKPKVFFLPEKDRGALLKRLPLLLAQLINEDFKSSAFCGIKVHVGERGNVTFVPSEFAKAGVEFLKKKKARPFLFETNTLYHGQRGNAIDHLKLAAEHGFSLEGTGAPLLVADGIRGEAAARVPAKSGKHIRNAQLASLVPDIPCVVGFSHFKGHMLSGFGGSIKNFSMGCAARGGKLEMHSLSKPKIDISKCTRCGECQRRCPAEAIVKKTEDFVIVQKKCTGCAGCIGVCPVKAVKFKWNEASESASEKMAEYALAALSGKDAFFVNFLISISPECDCWGERMKLIHEDIGALASRDPVALDQACFDMVADEIRKAHRDVDPEVQLAHAEHIGLGKRNYKLEEL
- a CDS encoding CHASE2 domain-containing protein encodes the protein MIDPRKIIFSAVIGFTMAFLVLIIEIVAGGNPLDILDTPMHDALERAALKKNNDIVLVDLDEESVGYLGDKVTWLGLWLPSIIEHTRSAKAVGVTLPCFFEHSVPLEGQEKLKSERADTLAKGLRLPPAKVTETVDSLFNYVNWDKDVENAISSNSNVYLGFRMLDEVLGNEILPFSEQIAKRNRDSLISKTRILNKADYLSFSYKWVISSRGIGFLDVLYDKRGVVREIPLIALCKGEFYTPLPLSMLQGLEGRKDIDLPRSRILKLGNEEYTLSEGYGFRIHFTSNLADFKSISVKSILSNEVNPDTFKDKIVFIGSSFDPYSMPVNTPVDARMPRMVLEANLLSNLINREQAVPPGIVATFIVTIVLAGLGAFAVMLQWRKFTLPAFGLLLIVFYLVVASTARNGTRIDFFVPLFSSLIAIGAGYVVYYQIEGRQRNYIKQMVAQFFPKENEKELVERFMNLPYLKINKESVVMAVYLDFIKKEKSLQEALKSFEEFRKQVLAICRSKGGLRMSFEGNSSIFLFSGKEGYTKACQASLEIRRFFTNFNAKYVTEAVGEFNLGIGLASGETLLSTLGSVPLVDLAVFGQPVLLARELALLNFELKTKVLLEGGLKDYVPADSKLRELGELEIIGEKHLVYEYLR